The window TTTGGAACATGGAAAGAGATTGTGATAAATATTGCCCTGGGTGTGTTAGATATGTAGTTACATCGCCTGAAAATTGCTTTTCCAATATTAAGATATTGTTATTTTCGTTCATGGATATGATTATGCAATAGAGAACAAATACATTCATCCTGAAAAATGACAAAAGCAAGCTTGtggcttgtttttttttaaaagcacTATCTTGTTTTGTTCACATGATATTGACtgaagctcttttttttttgttattatcgCTCAACATGGGTCACACATACTGAATGGAAGAAACCTATATGATAATGAAACGAATTAAATCTATTGGTtgtaaaaaaaactctattgATAATGGCATATGGTCCTCAATTCCGTCTCGCCAATGTTAGCGGTGCGTTTATCTTCAAATCAATCAATTGTTGCAAACATTTGATTCCAGGTAAGGAAAAACTGTTACTAGTCCGTCAGGTACTCTGGTGTGCTTCTGATTGGTTAGCCATTTTACTGATGTTCAGTTTTGTCATCTTTAGATCTTGACGGTATAAATCTTCTGACTCACCAACCATATGGATTGTATTTCATATCATTTCCAGCCATTTTTGCTGGCATAAGACCCACGTCTACTGTTTTAGCAGTGCATAACAATAAAAGACTGTATCATAAACGTTTTTATGAGGAGCAACGCTTGTATATAGAAGAATGCTCAGTGGAGGttaatattttccatcaaatcTCAAATcgtttgaaaatattatctttATCTTGTTACAAATGAGAACCATGTGAAAGTAGTAACCTCATTATAAGTGTTGTCCTACTTCCCTAGAAAAACACGTTTTCTTGCTAAGTTGGAAAATACCATTCATTAGAAATATGATCGTGTTGATGTGGTACCACGCCAAACTGATTTGCTTTAAGAGGTCGACTATTTACATAGTCAACTGCGCCAAGTCTTGCTAGAAGATTATGTCTTTAtcttttcattaatttttattgttgttattgCTTGTTGATGATTCTGTCGATAGTGGTTACAACACTATGGCGAAAGGTTGATCCATTTTGATACAAGATAGGAGTTGACTCTGACTCTTAATAATAGAAGTTTATTGTTTAGTAAAAAAGAATGCTGTTGTAAGGAATTGGAAGATATGTTTGGGTTTCATCAACTATTACAAATCTACACAATCAAACATTCATTGGTCTTATGACCTAAGAATATTTTTTCCTAGAAAAGTCACTCAAATCACTGTAGAAAGTTTGTCTTGTAACATGTTTTGAACTGTTGCTCCTGTTTATAGCAATAAGCATAGTACaatctttaatatattttttctgatttttttcttgtatgattaatgcttagctgagattattgtttttttcatgAGTGTAGTAGGGTAGTAAAGTTAAGCGATCATGTAAACTTTGGCTAAGTAGGTGTTGAAACTGAAAATAGTAAAGTAAATGAAAATAGTAAAGTAAATGGTTTGACAAGTAGAGCTCCAAGTGACTAAGGGTTTGAACTTATTGGCTTAAATATTCGTTgttgatttttaattattttttaaaggaaCCTAATTAAGTATCTCAGATAGTAGTGGTGTTTAGAGACTAGGCGCGCATCTAGGGTTTAAAGAAAACGGTAGTATTGGCTTGGAGAGATGATTGTGACAAGAGGAAGAATATCAAGTGTTTTAAACAAGAAATTTTAAAAGGAGAACCGAATTTAGTTAGGTTTTACTTTGATTCCATATTCTTCATTTTTAGCCTTTCGAAAAATGATTAGATTGTAGGTGGTGGTGGCCTAGGGGGATAGATATTTCGATAACCCGTAATAAGGGAATCTTCCTTTGTTATGTGTCTTGTGTCCGCCTGAAACCCTGGGGTTCACTTTATGTTTGGATATGATGATATTAAGATGTTAAACATATATATCTTTCAAAAATAAggatgttaaaaatatataagttttATACATTTACCAAGTTGTTGGACAAGCAATCAAATCGAAAATATTGCAATATATGACCGTAGAAGTCTCGTTCATCTATCTGTATCGCAAGTTGAGTGAATAACACATAATCTAGAAAAAAAACTGTAGAGGATGATGACTCAACTCAGCCAACTTAAGATTATATAAAGAGGACCAAGCTTGCTTCTCatttaaacacacacacactcctcaaaaattaattatatcttgtagtctattttttgtttgttaaattcAAATATATGGAGCATAAAAAGATTGGTTCAGAAAATCAAGATTCGTACGATGATCAACAGAAATGGGTCCTTGATTCTTCTTTTGACAGCAAAGGACATGTTCCTCTCCGGGCTCGAACTGGCGCTTGGAGAGCTGCATTCTTCATCATTGGTAACAAAACTTTCACTAAGATTCTTATACAGAAATTATAGCATATACTATATATGAAAGTAAGGTATAGTAGCCcacaatttaaatattttattaaggtATTTTGTTCCTTCTTCGCTGTGTAGCAATCGAGTTCAGCGAGAGATTGAGTTACTACGGGTTAGCTACGAACTTAGTGGTCTACCTAACAACAATTCTCCACCAAGACCTAAAGACGGCTATAAGAAATGCGAACTACTGGGCTGGTGTCACTACTTTGATGCCTCTTCTAGGAGGTTTTGTAGCAGATGCTTATCTTGGCCGTTACACCACTGTCTTGGTTGCAACCACCATTTACCTTATGGTAATATATGTTCTTCCTAAAGCAATTTTAACTTAAAAAGATTCCAAaacaactttaaattattttctcttGTTTCTTTGTGAGAGCAGGGTTTGGTCCTTTTAACATTGTCCTGGTTCATACCGGGATTGAAACCTTGTCATCAAGAAGTATGCCTTGAACCTAGGAAAGCACACGAGATAGCCTTCTTCATTGCCATATACTTGATCTCCATAGGTACTGGAGGTCATAAACCTTCCCTTGAGAGCTTTGGTGCTGACCAGTTCGACGAGGGTCATGCtgaagaaagaaagatgaagatgtCTTATTTTAACTGGTGGAGCGCTGGTCTATGTGCCGGCATTCTAACGGCTGTGATTGTTATTGTCTTTATTGAAGACCGGGTTGGTTGGGGTGTTGCTAGCATCATACTCACTGCAGTTATGACTATATCACTTCTCATATTCCTCGTAGGGAAACCATTCTATCGTTACCGGAAGCCTTTGGGTAGCCCTTTGACGCCAATGTTGCAGGTCTTTGTTGCCGCCTTTGCCAAAAGAAAGCTTCCTTATCCCTCTGATCCTTCTCTCCTTCACGAAGTTTCCAAGGCAGAGTTAAACAATGGACGGCTTCTCTCCCACACAACGCATGTCAAGTGAGTAGAAATAACCCAAAATGtccatgtttttctttttgttaagaGCGAAAGTTCAGTCTTGGGTCCACAATCTTTTCTAAATCTAGAATCACAAAAGAACCAATCCTCATGTTACTACTTACTACCATTACCGGTTTGATAATTTTATGGGCTCTAGAGCAAacagagcaaaaaaaaatttatcttcaaaaattaatatttatttataattttttaattattatttttaaaaatattatataaaatttatgatgataatacaaataaatattcatataaaatgcATTTTGAActccttttatttcttttttttgtattaaatacatatattaaaaatgtagaCCTTTAGCTATTGAAAAATGATGCTTCCTTCAACTTGGcatttggttttagttttggtatttaatttatttctcTTTGTAGTTTTTACGCTCTCATTTGATCATCTGGTTCTGGAATGATTGATCCTTGCCGGCTTATGGCTTAAGAAAAAAACGTTTTTGCTATTTgcgtaaaattttcaaatttataataaaaaactattAAAGATGAGAAAACACGGATTGGTCCTCTCGTACCGCTGCTTGTCCCCTACGTAAGCCGTCCCCGACTACCATTATACAATTAACACTTTGGTAATATGTCCATGATTATACATCTAAACTGATTCTTGTgtggatttttttcttttaaattgcaGATTTCTTGACAAGGCAGCAATAATAGAAGACAACACTCCTCAAGCACTCCAGAAACAGAGTCCATGGAGGCTGGCAACGTTAACAAAAGTAGAGGAGACAAAGCTGATCATCAACATGATCCCCATATGGCTCTCCGTGTTGGTCTTTGGCATTTGTGCTGCACAAGCTTCGACTTTTTTCATCAAACAAGCAACCGTCATGGACAGACACGTATCCGGCAAAAACAGCTTCACAATCCCTCCAGCATCCATTTACTGTCTCACAGCTATCACATTGATCATGTACGTCACCGTCTATGATAAACTCCTTGTTCCTTTCCTAAGACGCAACACACAGAACCAAAGAGGCATCAATATTCTCCAAAGGGTCGGGATCGGTATGTTTTTCGCTGTCATCACAATGATCATTGCAGCTCTAGTTGAGAAAAAACGACTTGACCTCCTTACCGAACAGAACAGACCCATGAGTGTGTTTTGGCTTGCTCCTCAGTTCATAGTCCTTGGCGTTGCAGAGGGGTTCACACTGGTTGGACTTCAAGAGTACTTCTACGACCAAGTCCCGGATTCTATGAGAAGCTTAGGTATAGCGTTTTAACTAAGCGTGCTAGGAGCAGGTAGCTTCCTTAACAATCTACTGATCACGGTTGTTGATTCACTAGCGGAGGATTTCTCGGACAAGCGTTGGTTCGGTAAGACCTTGAACAGTAGTCGATTGGATTGGTTCTACTGGTTGCTAGCTGGTCTAGCCGCTGCCAATATGTGTGTCTTTATGATTGTGGCAAAGAGATTTCCTTACAAAAGTGTGCAGTCAAGCCAAGTTTTAGCTGACTCGTCCGTGTCCGATgcctaaataattaattttcataatagTTCAAACATATCTTTTCTTCTTTGTGCCTTCGCAATAATGATCATCACAAATTACAGACTTCTTCCAATCATAGCTTGCTTAATTAAAACAAGTAATAGGTGACCCTCCCGATGTTTATTtaagaacataaatattttaaaaataaataaaattttgatagcCACAAACACTAGTTTTACAACAAACACCCGTGAAAGATCAAAGCCTTGAAACCTTGTTTTTCTAgcgaaataaaaaaattatgtcctGTAACACTTAGGTCGGACTCGTAAGaagcaaacaaaaaacatcaaaaccaaagacaaagaagaagtcTAACTAAGAACTGGTTACGATTGCATGTGTCTTAGTCAGtctccacctccaccaccaccaccacctccgccACAGCCACCGCCTCCACCACCATCTCCGCCTCCACAGCCACCACCTCCACCTCCATCACCATCTCCGCCTCCACAGTCACTgtcgccaccaccaccacctccgccTTCAATAtccccaccaccacctcctTCAGTCGCACATCCATTGCAAATGGCCGTAAGAACCCCCAAAGCAAAAATGACAACAAATAAGGTTATGACGATTATTGCTATAAACTCCATGTTACACAACACACGTTGAGGCTTGGGTTGAGAGCAACGATTGAAATCTCTACGCTAAGTATTAAGTCtcgataatatatataacacatatttttgtatttgatgCTTTCCTGTAAACAGATAAGGTGTTTAGTTTtgacttttaaatatttatatgtttacatTCAAAGATATAGTTTGCTTTTGTTGTACAAAGATTTAGTCATGGATAAAACTTGAACAAAACGTAACCTTTGAAGTTTTGACGCcaaataatttatgataaattttGTAACTGGATTTGAATTCCAATTGTTTTATTAAGCTGAACCGATGTGACATCTTTCACACGGTCTCTGACCAGATACAAAcatgagaatatatatatataagtgcaTGCACATTTGATTGACCGGTCTACTGAATTTATGTAATCTTGGTTCTGAAAAAATAATTGTTGTAGCTTCTGATTGATTCTGCTGGTTATTAATAAACTTCATCGAGAGttacaaaatttaaacaatTGGTGAATACAAATTTAGACGATTTATGTTACCTTTTGCACTCGCCtattaagtatttatttttcCTCCAGATGCTAACTGGTTATATGTATCCTTCAGGCCAAATGATTCAAAATTGATTATTAGACTAGATTTTGTGGAAGTCTAGTTGGAGTTGCTTCTTCAACAGGCTTGTAACAATGACAAGATTTCAACACAGGTTTGTGGAAGGATATTACAtaagaattaaaatattatttttatgatgAAAAGCATTCATTAAGTTATACCCCAAAAGGCAATTAGGAAGACGTCCCACAGCATAGGTTATTAAGGATATAATAGTTCACAGTTTTCTACAAAGGCAAgtgaaaacatttatttttaatcttaaCCACTTCTCATCACTTTGATCTTATAAGATCCCAACCAACGCTAAATTCTTCATGGAACAATGTAACCTGCAACAAAAAAACATAGTCAATAAAAAAGGTAAGTTAAGTCAATAGTACATATATTTACATTACTCATCATgagttttagaagattaaatcCATACGTCCACATCGCTTGCCAGACGGGCGGTTGCGGATGTTACAGCGTTTAGGAATAGCGATTGCGACTCCAGGATTGATTCCAGCTTTCTTGGCCAAAGGAGAGAGCATGACAGCACAAAGACAACGAGGGTTGGTTCTAATGAGAGCACCCACTTTGGCACAACAAACCGGTGGAACCTTACCCCTGGGGTTCTTTGTAGCAGCCAAACACGGACTCAAGCTAGCCGCAGCTTGACCAATGGGCATGCGACCACACTCACCAGCCGCCTCAACGGAAGCCAATGTGATCAGAAGACTCATCAAAGCCACGGATATAAACTTACACCACTTCATGCTTCTACTTCTTACTTTGTCAAGTGTTTCTTGTTCTCTTTGTGTCTTAGATTAGTGCTTTGATGATTCTTATATAGTAGTAACATGTTTAGTGCGGTGGTTGTGTTTTTAGTAACGTGTACACTTTAGAATGAATCTTTAAACTTTTCCCATTATGTAATCATTTGGTTTTTGTTACTTTAAATCAGATTTCACCATGTGTCTTATGTCTAAGTCGTTTAATTTTTGTACTCTCTAAAAACATTTCACTGACCACATTTCTCTGCCTCTAATCATTTTATTCATTACTTTTACAGCTCAACTACCGCCTAGCGAGTTCTGTAAACATATAGGAACCAAACCGAGTGGGCTACAACAATATAAGGTTTCATAAGATTAGACATACATAAAGAAGTTTTGTCTTGGTCTTTTTATCACTGGCAACCGCTCAATCTCGCCCAATCCACAAACTGCATCCCACCGTAGATGTTATTAGCAAACCTTACACCAACAGTAAACGCCAAAGCCACAGGAGGCACTTTCTTGGCGAAAGGCGATGCTTCAACCACTCTCTCTAGACCATTGATGATCTGATAACGAGTATTCGAAGAAACACTCAAGAATACACCTGTAAGCAATGATATTACCATTGTCATGGAGATTAATGGTTTAGTAACATGAAAGTGAAATAAGGTAGAAAAGCAAAGATATACCCCAGAGAGCTGCACTCTTGATGAGAGGTGGTACTGGGATGTCTTCTTCTGATTTATTTATGCTCCTGAG is drawn from Brassica rapa cultivar Chiifu-401-42 chromosome A05, CAAS_Brap_v3.01, whole genome shotgun sequence and contains these coding sequences:
- the LOC103867156 gene encoding protein NRT1/ PTR FAMILY 5.6; the protein is MEHKKIGSENQDSYDDQQKWVLDSSFDSKGHVPLRARTGAWRAAFFIIAIEFSERLSYYGLATNLVVYLTTILHQDLKTAIRNANYWAGVTTLMPLLGGFVADAYLGRYTTVLVATTIYLMGLVLLTLSWFIPGLKPCHQEVCLEPRKAHEIAFFIAIYLISIGTGGHKPSLESFGADQFDEGHAEERKMKMSYFNWWSAGLCAGILTAVIVIVFIEDRVGWGVASIILTAVMTISLLIFLVGKPFYRYRKPLGSPLTPMLQVFVAAFAKRKLPYPSDPSLLHEVSKAELNNGRLLSHTTHVKFLDKAAIIEDNTPQALQKQSPWRLATLTKVEETKLIINMIPIWLSVLVFGICAAQASTFFIKQATVMDRHVSGKNSFTIPPASIYCLTAITLIMYVTVYDKLLVPFLRRNTQNQRGINILQRVGIGMFFAVITMIIAALVEKKRLDLLTEQNRPMSVFWLAPQFIVLGVAEGFTLVGLQEYFYDQVPDSMRSLGIAF
- the LOC103867157 gene encoding non-specific lipid-transfer protein 1; this encodes MKWCKFISVALMSLLITLASVEAAGECGRMPIGQAAASLSPCLAATKNPRGKVPPVCCAKVGALIRTNPRCLCAVMLSPLAKKAGINPGVAIAIPKRCNIRNRPSGKRCGRYIVP